In Kangiella profundi, one DNA window encodes the following:
- a CDS encoding TonB-dependent receptor domain-containing protein has product MTRRPFKRAGSKLYLATLLASTFALQPTVLLAAQSNSTDTSDQVSEQEDTEVITIVAHRQPRNISQVAGTVTIMDQDYIERNIALNIDDLVRYEPGIEVDDSSTRFGYGGFRIRGIGGNRTVTVVDNVPIADNYSVGNFANSGRGLFELGLVSRVEVLRGPASTLYGSKALGGVVAMNLLDASDILQGDSQGNWLRAGYNTDSDRYNLALATAFEQDDFSLLIAGAKQYGHEADVANLPAGTTADEQNRSQYAGLIRAALETDYGRFRLSLDGLEDERQTDINAVLGTGRLANTTSMIGDDSRDQTRVLLDYHFTELGFVDQGTWRLWHQKSETEQDTFEERLLAPTPVSLVREFNYDHKTSGIGADLETLIESGELTQRLGYGFEFSDTDLTELRNASQTNLDTDETTNIVLGEVFPLRDFPKSTVRELGIYIHDEIELWQNGLVISPGLRYENYELKANNDALFDSQFPDANKTNLTSDAWLPKLGLLMPFGENMEWFSQYARGHRAPPFADVNIGLDIPMFNIRAISNPDLKSERGYTFETGLRYRGSDTQAEFALFHNRYSDFIQSRAFVGFDAGTMIFQSINRDKVIIEGSEFRLKHYFSDTLSTDVKLEYIRGEDKNTGEPIAEVRPPMAVVELSYMPTSMSWETRLVATASRSQKALFDARDTELFSAPGYTSYDWITRWFPADDLQLSLGIFNLTDKTYWRNSNVANYPANDPTLPLLAEPGRSVAASVIWSF; this is encoded by the coding sequence ATGACAAGAAGACCGTTCAAAAGAGCTGGTTCTAAACTCTATCTAGCCACATTATTAGCCAGTACCTTTGCTCTACAACCAACCGTATTATTAGCAGCTCAATCAAACTCAACAGACACTTCAGACCAGGTTTCTGAACAGGAAGATACTGAAGTGATAACCATCGTTGCTCATCGCCAACCAAGAAATATTTCACAAGTGGCCGGCACCGTTACCATCATGGATCAGGATTATATTGAACGAAACATTGCTCTAAATATTGATGATCTGGTGCGCTACGAGCCAGGCATTGAAGTGGACGACAGCAGTACCCGCTTTGGATATGGTGGCTTTCGAATCCGCGGTATTGGCGGTAATCGCACTGTCACTGTAGTGGATAATGTACCAATTGCCGATAACTACAGTGTTGGTAACTTTGCCAACTCAGGGCGCGGTTTATTTGAACTAGGATTAGTCAGTCGTGTTGAAGTATTACGCGGCCCTGCGTCCACGCTGTACGGCAGTAAAGCACTTGGTGGCGTGGTTGCCATGAACTTGCTTGATGCTTCCGATATCTTGCAGGGCGACAGTCAGGGCAACTGGCTAAGAGCTGGTTATAACACCGACAGCGACCGATATAACCTGGCGCTGGCTACCGCTTTTGAGCAAGATGATTTTTCATTACTGATCGCTGGCGCAAAACAATACGGCCATGAAGCGGATGTGGCTAATTTGCCCGCTGGTACTACAGCAGATGAGCAGAACAGATCGCAATATGCAGGCTTAATCCGCGCGGCCCTGGAAACCGATTATGGGCGTTTCAGACTATCTCTTGATGGTCTTGAGGATGAGCGTCAAACCGATATCAATGCAGTTCTTGGAACTGGGCGATTGGCCAACACTACTTCAATGATTGGCGATGATAGTCGCGATCAAACCCGCGTCTTACTTGATTACCATTTCACCGAACTGGGATTTGTTGATCAGGGCACCTGGCGGCTTTGGCATCAGAAAAGCGAAACTGAACAGGACACCTTTGAAGAAAGACTATTGGCTCCAACACCGGTCAGCCTGGTCAGAGAATTCAACTATGACCATAAGACTTCAGGAATCGGCGCCGATCTGGAAACTCTTATCGAAAGTGGTGAGCTGACTCAGCGCTTAGGCTATGGCTTTGAATTCAGCGATACGGATTTAACTGAACTGCGCAATGCATCGCAAACCAATCTTGATACGGATGAAACCACTAATATCGTGCTTGGCGAAGTGTTTCCATTACGCGATTTTCCGAAAAGCACCGTTCGTGAGCTAGGCATCTACATTCATGATGAGATTGAGTTGTGGCAGAACGGTCTTGTCATCAGTCCCGGCTTACGTTACGAAAATTATGAACTGAAAGCGAATAATGATGCCTTATTTGACAGTCAGTTCCCCGACGCAAACAAAACCAATCTGACTAGCGATGCCTGGCTACCCAAGCTTGGCTTGTTGATGCCCTTTGGTGAGAACATGGAATGGTTTAGCCAATACGCCAGAGGACATCGTGCGCCGCCATTTGCAGATGTGAATATTGGCCTTGATATCCCCATGTTTAATATTCGTGCCATCTCTAATCCCGATCTGAAATCTGAACGAGGTTATACTTTTGAAACGGGACTACGCTATCGTGGCTCGGACACTCAGGCAGAATTTGCCCTATTCCACAACCGTTACAGCGACTTTATCCAAAGTCGGGCATTCGTTGGCTTCGATGCTGGTACCATGATTTTCCAGTCTATTAATCGCGATAAAGTCATCATTGAAGGTAGCGAATTTAGGCTCAAACACTATTTCAGCGATACCTTGTCGACCGATGTGAAACTCGAATATATTCGTGGAGAAGATAAAAATACTGGCGAACCCATCGCGGAGGTGCGCCCGCCCATGGCTGTTGTAGAATTGAGCTATATGCCAACATCAATGAGCTGGGAAACACGCCTCGTCGCAACTGCCAGCAGATCACAGAAAGCGTTATTTGACGCACGTGATACTGAGCTTTTCTCAGCACCCGGTTACACCAGTTATGACTGGATTACTCGCTGGTTCCCAGCTGATGATCTGCAGTTGAGTTTAGGCATTTTTAACCTGACTGATAAAACCTACTGGCGCAATAGCAATGTGGCTAACTATCCAGCTAATGACCCAACTCTGCCGCTGCTGGCAGAACCTGGTCGCAGCGTAGCCGCCAGCGTCATTTGGAGCTTTTAG
- a CDS encoding 1-aminocyclopropane-1-carboxylate deaminase/D-cysteine desulfhydrase, which translates to MIRVNSSSCQKVQMSFLAERNIELDIKRDDLIHPIVSGNKWRKLKYLLLDAQAKNCKTLVSMGGNWSNHLHALAFAGKELGFRTAAFVRAHKEQRLTPTLEDCRQWGMELIFTNRVDYAQLRHSFQWNHFSEQFPNSYWISEGGFSELAIKGVEEIGQELDKHYDHIFLGTGSGATLVGVAKACPESRVTGVAAFSGADYLRDQLEPYLKPQSNWRIDTEHHCGGFAKSNSELELLVNEFHQHNDVQFDTVYNGKCLLAIKDAVEQGRVKQGDKVLMIHTGGLQGMR; encoded by the coding sequence GTGATAAGAGTAAACTCTTCCAGTTGTCAGAAAGTTCAGATGTCGTTCTTGGCAGAGCGGAATATTGAGCTGGATATAAAGCGTGATGACCTGATCCACCCGATTGTTTCCGGCAATAAATGGCGAAAACTAAAATACCTTTTATTAGATGCTCAGGCGAAAAACTGTAAAACCCTGGTCTCCATGGGCGGCAACTGGTCAAATCATTTGCATGCTCTGGCTTTTGCAGGAAAAGAGCTGGGCTTCAGGACTGCCGCATTTGTGCGTGCTCATAAAGAACAACGTTTAACGCCCACTCTGGAGGACTGCCGGCAATGGGGTATGGAACTGATCTTTACCAACCGAGTGGATTATGCACAGTTGCGGCATAGCTTTCAGTGGAATCATTTCTCTGAGCAGTTTCCTAATAGTTACTGGATAAGTGAAGGTGGGTTCAGCGAGCTTGCAATTAAAGGAGTTGAAGAAATTGGTCAGGAGCTGGATAAGCATTATGACCATATCTTTTTAGGAACTGGTTCTGGAGCAACCTTAGTGGGGGTTGCCAAAGCATGTCCCGAAAGCCGAGTCACTGGCGTCGCGGCTTTTTCTGGCGCTGACTACCTGCGGGATCAGTTGGAGCCTTACCTGAAGCCGCAGTCTAATTGGCGAATTGATACCGAGCATCATTGTGGGGGGTTTGCTAAATCGAATTCAGAACTTGAGTTATTAGTTAATGAATTCCATCAGCATAATGATGTTCAGTTTGATACGGTTTATAACGGTAAGTGCTTACTTGCAATAAAAGATGCTGTGGAGCAGGGAAGAGTGAAGCAGGGGGATAAGGTGTTAATGATCCATACTGGTGGTTTGCAGGGAATGCGATAG
- a CDS encoding PstS family phosphate ABC transporter substrate-binding protein: MNLFKKVALVAAVSAFSAGVAHAKVDEKLPVYEKTSGVSGNLSSVGSDTLANLMTLWAEEFKRQYPNVNIQIQAAGSSTAPPALTEGTSNIGPMSRLMKDKELEAFEKKHGYKPTAIAVAIDALAVYVHKDNPIEGMTIAQVDGIFSSTRKCGGEDISNWADLGLADLGDMQIYGRNSVSGTYGYFKKHALCKGDFKNSVNEQPGSASVVQSVGLSKNAIGYSGYGYRTSSVKAVPLAKKAGGEFYEANAENAISGKYPLGRQLVVYVNKHPNKPLSPIELEFMKMVLSKVGQEVVVKDGYIPLPASIAERELQKLMK; encoded by the coding sequence ATGAATCTATTTAAAAAAGTTGCTTTAGTTGCTGCAGTTTCAGCATTTTCTGCTGGCGTAGCGCACGCTAAAGTTGATGAAAAGCTTCCTGTTTACGAGAAGACCAGCGGTGTTTCTGGCAACCTTTCAAGCGTTGGCTCGGACACATTGGCTAACTTGATGACCCTTTGGGCTGAAGAGTTCAAGCGTCAATACCCTAACGTTAATATCCAGATTCAGGCAGCCGGTTCTTCTACAGCGCCACCTGCATTGACTGAAGGTACTTCAAATATCGGCCCTATGAGTCGCTTAATGAAGGATAAAGAGCTGGAAGCTTTTGAAAAGAAACACGGCTACAAGCCAACAGCTATCGCCGTAGCGATTGATGCATTGGCAGTTTATGTACACAAAGATAACCCAATCGAAGGCATGACCATTGCTCAAGTTGACGGTATCTTCTCTTCAACGCGTAAGTGTGGTGGCGAAGACATTTCTAACTGGGCTGATTTAGGCTTGGCTGATTTAGGCGATATGCAGATTTATGGTCGTAACTCAGTATCGGGTACTTACGGTTACTTTAAGAAACATGCTTTGTGTAAAGGTGACTTTAAAAACAGCGTAAACGAGCAACCTGGTTCTGCGTCAGTGGTTCAGTCTGTAGGCTTGTCTAAAAACGCTATTGGCTACTCAGGTTATGGCTACCGTACTTCAAGTGTAAAAGCGGTACCATTAGCAAAGAAAGCTGGTGGTGAGTTTTACGAAGCCAACGCTGAGAATGCAATCTCTGGAAAATACCCATTAGGTCGTCAGTTAGTTGTCTATGTTAACAAGCACCCTAACAAGCCACTTTCACCAATTGAGTTAGAGTTTATGAAAATGGTTCTTTCTAAAGTGGGTCAGGAAGTGGTTGTTAAAGATGGCTACATTCCATTACCAGCCAGCATTGCTGAAAGAGAACTTCAAAAATTGATGAAGTAA
- the mscL gene encoding large-conductance mechanosensitive channel protein MscL yields MGMVSEFKKFAMKGNVVDMAVGIIIGGAFGKIVSSFVNDVLMPPLGILLGGMDFKDLAFTIKEASGDQAAVTLNYGSFIQTAVDFIIIAFAIFMMIKAMNRLSKKEEEKPAAPPKPSAEQELLTEIRDLLKQDRV; encoded by the coding sequence ATGGGAATGGTCAGTGAATTCAAAAAATTTGCCATGAAGGGCAATGTGGTCGATATGGCAGTCGGTATTATCATCGGCGGAGCCTTTGGCAAGATCGTGAGCTCATTTGTCAATGACGTCTTGATGCCGCCACTGGGGATATTATTAGGTGGTATGGACTTCAAGGACCTTGCATTTACCATCAAGGAAGCTAGCGGTGATCAGGCTGCAGTCACTCTGAACTACGGTAGTTTTATTCAAACAGCTGTCGACTTTATTATCATTGCCTTCGCCATATTCATGATGATTAAGGCCATGAACCGACTGTCGAAAAAAGAAGAGGAAAAGCCAGCAGCGCCACCTAAGCCATCAGCTGAGCAGGAATTACTTACAGAAATTCGTGATTTATTGAAACAGGATCGGGTTTAG
- a CDS encoding Mpo1 family 2-hydroxy fatty acid dioxygenase, whose translation MRSGQEWIAEYSESHRNPTNKLLHWICVPTIMWTVLAFLWVIPVPQALQLHPLVNWAVLFVAVAQLFYISFGWKIFSGMLLVSILMLWFTYWLESVVSIPLWQIALVVFIIAWIGQFIGHHIEGKKPSFFKDLLFLLVGPAWEMNYFLRQIGWLR comes from the coding sequence ATGCGTAGCGGACAGGAGTGGATTGCTGAGTACAGCGAAAGTCACCGTAATCCAACCAACAAATTACTGCATTGGATTTGTGTTCCAACCATTATGTGGACGGTTTTGGCATTCTTATGGGTAATTCCCGTTCCACAGGCTCTCCAGTTACACCCTCTTGTTAATTGGGCGGTTCTATTTGTCGCCGTGGCCCAACTGTTCTACATCAGTTTTGGCTGGAAGATTTTTAGCGGCATGTTGTTGGTATCTATCCTGATGTTATGGTTCACTTACTGGCTGGAAAGCGTGGTATCGATACCATTGTGGCAAATTGCTTTGGTTGTCTTTATCATAGCCTGGATTGGTCAGTTTATCGGGCATCATATTGAGGGTAAAAAACCTTCATTTTTTAAAGATTTACTATTTCTTTTAGTCGGCCCTGCCTGGGAAATGAATTACTTCCTGCGCCAAATCGGCTGGCTACGTTAA
- the fabA gene encoding bifunctional 3-hydroxydecanoyl-ACP dehydratase/trans-2-decenoyl-ACP isomerase, whose protein sequence is MQQTNHYSYDELIACGNGQLVGPQGNQLSPLPLPNMLMMDRITTITNEGGEFGKGFIEAELDITPKSWFFDCHFKGDPVMPGCLGLDAMWQLTGFFLSWLGELGKGRALGSGEIKFFGQVLPAAKKVMYRIDIKRVIRRKLKMIIADGSVSVDGKKIYTAEDLKVGIFDSVESF, encoded by the coding sequence ATGCAACAAACTAATCACTATTCCTACGATGAGCTCATCGCCTGCGGCAATGGCCAGTTGGTAGGACCACAAGGCAATCAATTATCGCCTTTACCTTTACCTAATATGCTGATGATGGACCGTATCACTACTATCACCAATGAAGGTGGTGAATTTGGCAAAGGCTTCATCGAAGCAGAACTCGATATTACGCCAAAATCCTGGTTTTTTGACTGCCACTTCAAAGGCGACCCAGTAATGCCTGGTTGCCTGGGTCTTGATGCCATGTGGCAGCTCACTGGCTTCTTTCTATCCTGGTTAGGCGAACTCGGTAAAGGCCGTGCACTAGGCTCAGGTGAAATCAAATTCTTTGGCCAGGTTCTACCCGCGGCTAAAAAAGTCATGTATCGTATCGACATCAAACGTGTGATCCGACGCAAACTAAAAATGATAATTGCTGACGGTTCGGTTTCCGTAGATGGTAAGAAGATATACACTGCGGAAGACCTGAAGGTCGGAATTTTCGACAGCGTCGAATCCTTCTAA
- the fabB gene encoding beta-ketoacyl-ACP synthase I: protein MKRVVITGMGIVSCLGNNVEEVAESLKQGKSGIKFKEIYKEKGLRSQVAGKPDMDIKDHIDRKIVRFMGDAAGYAYISMQQAIEDAGLTEDQVSNIRTGLITGSGGGSQGTQVESVDIALERGVKRVGPYAVPKTMGSTTSACLATPFKIKGINYSITSACATSAHCIGNAYEQIAMGKQDIVFAGGGEEEDWRLTLLFDAMGALSTKYNDSPETASRPYDATRDGFVISSGGGILVMEEYEHAKARGAKIYAELTGYGATSDGYDMVAPSGEGAVRCMQQALATVKGDIDYVNTHGTSTPVGDTAELKAIKEVFGDKLPKISSTKSLAGHSLGATGVHEAIYSLIMMRDNFIAASANITELDEGAAGMPIVQKREDGVELKRILSNSFGFGGTNACLVFEKYDQ, encoded by the coding sequence ATGAAAAGAGTCGTTATTACAGGCATGGGTATCGTTTCATGCCTAGGAAACAATGTTGAGGAAGTTGCCGAGTCTTTAAAGCAAGGCAAGTCCGGTATCAAATTCAAAGAAATCTATAAAGAGAAAGGGTTACGCAGCCAGGTTGCCGGCAAGCCCGATATGGACATCAAAGATCATATTGATCGTAAAATTGTCCGCTTTATGGGTGACGCAGCAGGTTACGCCTATATCTCCATGCAACAGGCTATCGAAGATGCAGGTTTAACTGAAGATCAGGTTTCCAATATCCGCACTGGCCTAATCACCGGCTCTGGCGGTGGCTCACAAGGCACTCAGGTCGAGTCAGTAGATATTGCGCTGGAACGCGGCGTAAAACGTGTTGGCCCTTACGCAGTGCCAAAAACCATGGGCAGCACTACCTCGGCCTGTCTGGCGACTCCTTTTAAAATCAAAGGCATTAACTACAGTATCACTTCAGCCTGTGCTACCAGCGCCCACTGTATCGGTAACGCTTATGAGCAAATAGCCATGGGCAAACAGGACATCGTATTCGCAGGTGGTGGTGAAGAAGAAGATTGGCGTTTGACCCTGCTATTTGATGCCATGGGCGCCTTATCAACAAAATACAATGACTCGCCAGAAACCGCTTCGCGTCCTTACGATGCGACTCGCGATGGTTTTGTCATTTCATCTGGCGGCGGCATTCTGGTCATGGAAGAGTATGAACACGCCAAAGCTCGTGGTGCCAAGATCTATGCTGAATTAACGGGCTATGGTGCAACCTCTGATGGCTACGACATGGTCGCACCTTCTGGCGAAGGCGCTGTTCGCTGTATGCAACAGGCACTGGCAACCGTTAAAGGTGATATCGATTACGTTAACACCCACGGCACCAGTACTCCGGTCGGCGACACAGCAGAGTTGAAAGCCATCAAAGAAGTGTTCGGTGACAAATTGCCAAAGATCAGCTCAACCAAATCACTGGCTGGTCACTCATTAGGTGCCACTGGCGTTCACGAGGCGATCTATAGTCTGATTATGATGCGCGATAATTTTATCGCCGCTTCTGCCAACATTACTGAACTTGATGAAGGCGCTGCAGGTATGCCAATTGTTCAGAAGCGCGAAGATGGTGTAGAACTCAAACGCATCCTCAGCAACAGCTTCGGTTTTGGCGGTACTAACGCCTGCCTGGTCTTTGAAAAATACGATCAGTAA
- a CDS encoding cytochrome D1 domain-containing protein — translation MNQSLSVKLSLVSSALALMLFTSNTAQASDDGKKAYEANCQACHQPTGQGLAGAFPPLADNPNLSPAYVVETILKGKSGPLEVKGQKYNAVMPPMQHLSDEDIKDIANYVLSSWGNDLGKVSEDDVKKVRSGAGLGDRSAGKPHAEATAAEVAYKGAPSTVDGSKMVVTPGAPPITEDEFETAQKIYFQRCAGCHGVLRKGATGLPLTTDITQKKGTDYLKALINFGSPRGMPNWGTSGELTEKEIDLMARFIQHEPPVPPEWGMPEMKGSWKVVVKPEDRPKKPQHNYDVDDMFAVTLRDAGEVAIIDGKSKKVLNYVKTGYAVHISRASSSGRYFTTIGRDGKIDLIDLYMKKPDVVATIKIGLEARSVENSRYKGYEDKIAIAGAYWPPHYVLMDGETLEPKKIVSTRGMTVDTQEYHPEPRVAAIVGSHKHPEFIVNVKETGQIKLVNYSDIDNLQVTTIDAAPFLHDGGWDSTQRYFLTAANENDTIAVVDAEDRELEALVPVDRIPHPGRGANFIDPENGPVWATSALGNANITLIGTDPENHKDNAFKVVRILEGQGGGSLFIKTHPKSKNLWVDTPLNPDTNVSQSVAVFDINNLDAGFETLPIAEWADLGPGPKRIVQPEYNKAGDEVWFSVWSGMKEESAIVVVDDKTRKLKHVIKGPKIVTPTGKFNNYNTRNEIY, via the coding sequence ATGAACCAATCACTCTCAGTCAAGCTGTCACTTGTCAGTTCAGCGTTAGCGCTTATGCTTTTTACAAGCAATACAGCGCAAGCATCTGATGATGGTAAAAAAGCTTACGAGGCAAATTGTCAGGCCTGTCACCAACCTACGGGACAGGGTTTAGCTGGCGCTTTTCCTCCACTCGCCGATAACCCCAATCTATCACCAGCATATGTTGTAGAAACCATCCTTAAAGGTAAGTCTGGGCCGTTGGAGGTTAAAGGGCAGAAATACAATGCTGTAATGCCTCCTATGCAGCATTTATCCGACGAAGATATCAAAGATATTGCCAATTATGTTCTCAGCTCCTGGGGCAATGATCTAGGCAAAGTCAGCGAAGATGACGTTAAAAAAGTGCGCTCGGGCGCAGGTCTAGGCGATCGCTCAGCCGGCAAACCTCACGCTGAAGCAACAGCCGCCGAAGTAGCCTATAAAGGCGCGCCATCGACTGTTGATGGCAGCAAAATGGTGGTCACACCCGGAGCACCGCCGATCACTGAAGATGAGTTCGAAACTGCGCAAAAAATCTATTTCCAACGCTGTGCCGGCTGTCACGGTGTATTACGCAAAGGCGCTACAGGTTTGCCTTTAACGACCGATATTACCCAGAAAAAAGGGACTGACTACCTTAAAGCCTTGATTAATTTCGGTTCGCCACGCGGCATGCCTAACTGGGGAACATCGGGCGAACTAACCGAAAAAGAAATTGACCTTATGGCCCGTTTCATTCAACACGAACCTCCAGTGCCACCTGAATGGGGCATGCCTGAAATGAAAGGCAGTTGGAAAGTTGTTGTTAAACCAGAAGATCGTCCTAAAAAACCACAGCATAATTACGATGTGGACGATATGTTTGCAGTGACGCTACGTGATGCTGGTGAGGTTGCCATTATTGATGGTAAAAGCAAGAAAGTGCTGAACTATGTCAAAACCGGTTATGCGGTACATATTTCTCGCGCTTCAAGCTCAGGTCGTTATTTCACTACGATTGGTCGTGATGGCAAGATTGACCTGATTGACCTTTATATGAAAAAGCCGGACGTAGTTGCGACCATCAAAATTGGTCTGGAAGCTCGTTCCGTTGAAAACTCACGCTACAAAGGCTACGAAGATAAGATTGCCATTGCAGGCGCTTACTGGCCACCGCACTATGTGTTGATGGATGGCGAAACTCTGGAACCTAAGAAAATTGTTTCCACTCGTGGCATGACAGTGGACACTCAAGAGTACCACCCTGAGCCACGCGTAGCAGCAATTGTAGGTTCGCATAAACACCCTGAGTTTATCGTAAACGTTAAGGAAACTGGCCAGATCAAACTGGTCAATTACTCTGACATCGATAACCTGCAGGTGACTACCATTGATGCAGCACCGTTTCTGCATGATGGTGGCTGGGACAGCACACAGCGCTACTTCCTGACTGCGGCCAATGAAAACGACACCATTGCGGTAGTGGATGCCGAAGACCGTGAACTGGAAGCATTGGTTCCAGTGGATCGTATTCCTCACCCAGGCCGTGGCGCTAACTTCATTGATCCTGAAAATGGTCCAGTATGGGCAACCAGTGCCTTAGGTAATGCGAATATTACCCTGATTGGTACTGACCCAGAAAACCATAAAGATAACGCCTTTAAAGTCGTGCGTATTCTTGAAGGCCAAGGCGGTGGTTCGCTGTTCATCAAGACTCACCCTAAATCAAAGAACTTGTGGGTGGATACTCCATTGAACCCTGACACCAATGTCAGTCAGTCAGTGGCGGTGTTTGACATCAATAACCTTGATGCAGGTTTTGAGACCTTGCCAATTGCCGAATGGGCAGACTTAGGTCCTGGACCAAAACGTATCGTGCAGCCTGAGTACAACAAGGCGGGTGATGAAGTCTGGTTCTCAGTGTGGAGCGGTATGAAGGAGGAATCTGCGATCGTCGTAGTTGATGACAAAACTCGTAAGCTGAAACATGTCATTAAAGGACCAAAGATCGTGACTCCAACAGGTAAGTTTAATAACTACAATACACGTAACGAAATCTACTAG
- a CDS encoding DUF819 family protein has product MAVTETTEKVALIQSDAVTFGLIMAVLGLIFYTASRGEGFWHKFYKHIPALLLCYFIPGALNTLGFFEKSSADNIYHIASRYLLPASLFLLTLSIDFKKIFGLGWRAVAMFFAGTVGVIIGGPLAVLLFAFVAPEWVGITDQAVPKGEEIWAGLATVAGSWIGGGANQASMQVLYEVSDTLFGTMAVMDVLVAEIWMVALLFMIKKSDSIDKWMKADNSSIEELKVTVEKYTRENERIASFEDYKMILGLAFAVVGVAHLAGIYFPEWILGSVEKGSTAYKIFDNIGFGSAFFWIIIASTVLALIMSQTKLRQIEHAGSTKIGTVFIYILVASIGMKMDLTKIFDHYQVFFIGLVWMMIHVIILFVVAKLIKAPYFFIAVGSKANIGGAASAPVVAAAFHPSLAPVGVLLAILGYAVGSVGAIATAIMMRAVVGG; this is encoded by the coding sequence ATGGCAGTAACAGAAACTACTGAGAAAGTAGCTCTTATTCAGTCTGACGCAGTGACGTTCGGCTTGATAATGGCTGTATTAGGTTTAATTTTTTATACCGCCAGTCGCGGCGAAGGCTTTTGGCATAAGTTCTACAAACACATCCCAGCGTTATTGTTGTGTTATTTCATCCCTGGTGCACTGAATACGCTTGGCTTCTTTGAGAAGTCCAGTGCTGACAATATTTACCATATTGCTTCACGCTATTTGTTACCTGCCAGCTTGTTTCTACTTACCTTAAGCATTGATTTTAAAAAGATTTTTGGCCTTGGTTGGCGTGCAGTAGCGATGTTCTTTGCAGGCACGGTTGGCGTCATCATTGGTGGCCCACTTGCAGTACTTCTATTTGCCTTTGTTGCTCCTGAGTGGGTTGGTATTACCGACCAGGCAGTGCCAAAAGGCGAGGAAATCTGGGCCGGTCTAGCAACCGTTGCCGGTAGCTGGATTGGTGGTGGTGCTAACCAGGCTTCGATGCAGGTTCTCTATGAAGTTAGCGATACACTGTTCGGCACCATGGCGGTAATGGACGTATTGGTAGCTGAAATCTGGATGGTTGCCCTGTTATTTATGATCAAAAAATCAGATTCCATCGATAAGTGGATGAAGGCGGATAACTCCAGTATTGAAGAGCTAAAAGTTACTGTTGAAAAATATACTCGCGAGAATGAGCGTATTGCCAGCTTCGAAGATTATAAAATGATCCTTGGTCTGGCCTTTGCTGTAGTTGGTGTTGCTCATTTGGCTGGTATTTATTTCCCTGAGTGGATTCTTGGATCTGTAGAGAAGGGAAGTACGGCCTATAAGATATTTGATAATATTGGTTTCGGAAGTGCCTTCTTCTGGATCATTATTGCCAGTACTGTCTTAGCGCTTATCATGTCGCAGACTAAGCTGCGTCAAATTGAACATGCCGGTTCAACCAAAATTGGTACGGTGTTTATTTATATTCTAGTGGCCAGTATTGGTATGAAGATGGATTTGACCAAGATTTTCGATCACTATCAGGTGTTCTTCATTGGTCTGGTATGGATGATGATTCATGTGATTATTTTGTTTGTGGTCGCTAAGCTAATCAAAGCTCCTTACTTCTTCATTGCGGTAGGCAGTAAAGCCAATATCGGTGGTGCAGCATCGGCGCCAGTTGTTGCCGCAGCTTTCCACCCATCATTAGCTCCAGTTGGTGTTCTACTGGCAATTTTAGGTTACGCCGTAGGTTCTGTCGGTGCGATTGCCACCGCGATT